The following are encoded in a window of Blattabacterium cuenoti genomic DNA:
- the miaB gene encoding tRNA (N6-isopentenyl adenosine(37)-C2)-methylthiotransferase MiaB, whose translation MKKNFLTTLKIPLFYYIESYGCQMNISDTEIIISILSKNGFLLTNNLKKAHIILLNTCAIRKKAEISIKNRLDHLRYLKSKNQKIPLFGILGCLSTSIEYSNLIDFSIGPNSYRKIPDIIRLVMMNDEKKINHILLSENKNETYENISPSPYKKKITTFLSITRGCDNMCTFCIVPFTRGRERSSNPYSIIKECENLYEKGYKEVTLLGQNVDSYLWFGGGFKKQIKINKNNEKIIDFSKLLDLIASKLPFMRIRFSTSNPHDMSDRVIEVISKHSNICKHIHLPVQSGSNKILKLMNRKYTREKYISLIQKIRSIIPECSISHDMITGFCHEEEEDHLETISLMNEVKYDYGYMFSYSPRPRTYAYKKLKDNVPEHVKKRRLKEIIDLQRIHSIFRIKKYLGTIQEVLIEGESKKNNQDWYGRNTQNFVVVFPKKLSKIGESVFVRIIDYTSATLIGKLE comes from the coding sequence ATGAAAAAAAATTTTTTGACCACCTTAAAAATTCCATTATTCTATTACATAGAAAGTTATGGTTGTCAGATGAATATTTCTGATACTGAAATAATCATTTCAATCCTATCAAAAAATGGATTTTTATTAACAAATAATTTAAAAAAAGCTCATATTATCCTACTCAATACATGTGCCATACGTAAAAAAGCAGAAATATCTATTAAAAATAGATTAGATCACCTAAGATATTTAAAATCAAAAAATCAAAAAATTCCATTATTTGGTATTCTTGGATGTTTATCAACATCAATTGAATATTCAAACTTGATAGATTTTTCTATAGGTCCAAATTCTTACAGAAAAATACCTGATATCATTCGATTAGTTATGATGAATGATGAAAAAAAAATAAATCACATTCTATTATCTGAAAATAAAAATGAAACATATGAAAATATTAGTCCTTCTCCATATAAAAAAAAAATAACTACTTTTTTAAGTATAACAAGAGGATGTGATAATATGTGTACGTTTTGCATAGTTCCTTTTACAAGAGGAAGAGAAAGAAGCAGTAATCCATACTCAATAATTAAAGAATGTGAAAATTTATACGAAAAGGGATATAAAGAAGTAACTCTATTAGGTCAAAATGTAGATTCTTATCTTTGGTTTGGAGGTGGTTTTAAAAAACAGATAAAAATAAATAAGAATAATGAAAAAATAATTGATTTTTCAAAGCTATTGGATTTAATAGCTTCAAAGCTACCCTTTATGCGAATTAGGTTTTCAACATCTAATCCTCATGATATGTCTGATAGAGTAATAGAAGTTATTTCAAAACATTCTAACATATGTAAACACATTCATTTACCAGTTCAATCAGGAAGTAATAAAATATTAAAATTAATGAATAGAAAATATACTCGAGAAAAATATATTTCTCTAATACAGAAAATTAGATCTATAATTCCTGAATGTTCTATTTCACATGATATGATAACAGGTTTTTGTCATGAGGAAGAAGAGGACCATTTAGAAACTATTAGCTTAATGAATGAAGTAAAATATGATTATGGTTACATGTTTTCTTATTCTCCTAGGCCTAGAACCTATGCCTATAAAAAATTAAAAGATAATGTTCCAGAACATGTGAAAAAAAGGAGATTAAAAGAAATTATTGATTTGCAAAGAATTCATTCTATTTTTCGAATAAAAAAATATTTGGGAACAATACAAGAAGTTTTAATAGAAGGAGAATCTAAAAAAAACAATCAAGATTGGTATGGACGAAATACACAAAATTTTGTGGTAGTTTTTCCAAAAAAACTCTCTAAAATAGGAGAATCCGTTTTTGTAAGAATCATTGATTATACATCCGCTACATTAATAGGAAAATTAGAATGA
- a CDS encoding sigma-54 interaction domain-containing protein, translating to MESIHNIKQKFSIVGNDYALHRALEKAVQVAPTDISVLVLGESGVGKEFIPKIIHQFSYRKHHSYIAVNCGAIPEGTIDSELFGHEKGSFTGATSMRKGYFEGADGGTIFLDEVGELPLTTQIRLLRVLESGEFIKVGSSQIQKTNIRIVAATNLNMIESIQKGKFREDLYYRLNTVQISVPPLRFRKNDIRLLFKKFSNDFAEKYHMPPIKLTEEAFKYLENYSWPGNIRQLKNFIEQVSVLEKKREISIEKLKEYIPENIPSLSISNSNNEKFFHNFSNERDFLYKILFDMRKNLNNLKKLTYQLIKSQNDTKKNFLEKNQQLMEKVFGNMINSSNYSVKSIVEDSIFRLEHASNLSKNPLKNENFDYEEIEEDSINTNELNTFSLQKKEIEFIQKALKKNNGKRRKTAKELGISERTLYRKIKQYGL from the coding sequence ATGGAATCCATTCACAATATAAAACAAAAATTTAGTATTGTTGGAAATGATTACGCTCTGCATAGAGCATTGGAAAAGGCGGTTCAAGTGGCACCTACAGATATTTCTGTATTGGTCCTTGGAGAAAGTGGAGTAGGAAAAGAATTTATTCCAAAAATTATTCATCAATTTTCTTATAGAAAACATCATTCTTATATTGCTGTAAATTGTGGAGCTATTCCAGAAGGAACAATTGATAGCGAATTATTTGGCCATGAAAAAGGATCTTTTACGGGGGCTACAAGTATGCGTAAGGGATATTTTGAAGGGGCAGATGGAGGGACTATTTTTTTAGATGAAGTAGGAGAGCTACCTTTAACTACACAAATTCGTCTTCTTAGAGTTTTAGAATCAGGTGAATTTATTAAAGTAGGGTCTTCTCAAATACAAAAAACTAATATCCGCATTGTGGCTGCTACTAATTTGAATATGATAGAATCTATTCAAAAAGGAAAATTTAGAGAAGATTTATATTATCGTCTAAATACTGTACAAATTAGTGTACCTCCTTTACGGTTTCGTAAGAACGATATTAGATTATTGTTTAAAAAATTTTCTAATGATTTTGCTGAAAAATATCATATGCCTCCAATAAAACTTACTGAAGAAGCTTTCAAGTATTTAGAAAATTATTCTTGGCCTGGAAATATTAGACAGTTAAAAAACTTCATAGAACAAGTATCTGTACTTGAAAAAAAACGTGAAATTTCTATAGAAAAATTAAAAGAATATATTCCAGAAAATATTCCTTCTTTATCTATTTCTAATTCAAATAACGAAAAATTTTTTCATAATTTTTCAAATGAAAGAGATTTTCTTTATAAAATTTTATTTGATATGAGAAAAAATTTGAATAATTTGAAAAAATTAACCTATCAATTGATAAAAAGTCAAAACGATACTAAAAAAAATTTCTTAGAAAAGAATCAACAACTTATGGAAAAAGTTTTTGGAAATATGATTAATAGTTCTAATTACTCTGTAAAATCTATAGTCGAAGACTCCATATTTAGATTAGAACATGCTTCTAATTTATCGAAAAATCCGTTAAAAAATGAGAATTTTGATTATGAAGAAATAGAAGAAGATTCTATCAATACAAACGAACTAAATACTTTTTCCTTGCAAAAAAAAGAAATAGAATTTATTCAAAAAGCTCTAAAAAAAAATAATGGAAAAAGAAGAAAAACAGCTAAAGAATTAGGAATTTCAGAAAGAACATTATATAGAAAAATCAAACAATATGGTCTATAG
- the secG gene encoding preprotein translocase subunit SecG, whose translation MYSTILLGFFIILTCLFLIGIILIQNPKKGFISQSFMEKNFRFFGIKRTNIFLEKITWILSIIVFFLTLFFNFLLNCKQ comes from the coding sequence ATGTATTCAACCATACTTCTTGGATTTTTTATTATTTTAACATGTTTGTTTCTTATTGGAATCATTTTAATCCAAAACCCTAAAAAAGGATTTATTTCTCAATCTTTCATGGAAAAAAATTTTAGATTTTTTGGAATAAAAAGAACTAATATTTTTTTGGAAAAAATAACTTGGATCTTATCTATTATTGTCTTTTTTTTAACTTTATTTTTCAATTTTTTGTTAAACTGTAAACAGTAA
- a CDS encoding co-chaperone GroES, with translation MVEVKIKPLADRVLVKPDPAETKTSSGIIIPDTAKEKPQKGTIIAVGNGKKNEPMILKKGDRVLYGKYSGTELKWDEEEYLVMRESDVIAII, from the coding sequence ATGGTTGAAGTAAAGATTAAACCTTTAGCAGATCGCGTTTTAGTGAAACCTGATCCTGCTGAAACAAAAACATCTTCAGGTATTATCATTCCTGATACCGCAAAAGAAAAACCACAAAAAGGTACTATAATAGCAGTTGGAAATGGAAAAAAAAATGAACCTATGATCTTAAAAAAAGGAGATAGAGTTTTATATGGAAAATATTCAGGAACTGAACTAAAATGGGATGAGGAAGAATATCTTGTTATGAGAGAGTCTGATGTTATAGCTATTATATAA
- the groL gene encoding chaperonin GroEL (60 kDa chaperone family; promotes refolding of misfolded polypeptides especially under stressful conditions; forms two stacked rings of heptamers to form a barrel-shaped 14mer; ends can be capped by GroES; misfolded proteins enter the barrel where they are refolded when GroES binds), which produces MAKDIKFDIEARDKLKKGVDALANAVKVTLGPKGRNVVLQKSFGGPQVTKDGVTVAKEIELEDPIENLGAQMVKEVASKTNDVAGDGTTTATVLAQAIVREGLKNVAAGANPMDLKRGIDKALEVVISDLKKQSREVGGNTEKIKQVASISANNDEKTGALIADAFEKVGKEGVITVEEAKGTDTSVDVVEGMQFDRGYQSPYFVTNTEKMITEFDQPQILLSDKKIAAMKDLLPILEPVAQSGKPLLIISEEVEGEALATLVVNKIRGTLKVAAIKAPGFGDRRKAMLEDIAILTGGTVISEETGSKLEDVKLNMLGKAERVIIDKDNTTIVNGGGSKKDIRARVDQIKAQIETTTSDYDKEKLQERLAKLAGGVAVLYVGAASEVEMKEKKDRVDDALNATRAAVEEGIVAGGGVALVRSIKSLDHIIGENPDQDTGIQIVRRSLEEPLRQIVANAGGEGSVVVAKVAEGKGDFGYDAKIGEYKNMIVEGIIDPTKVARVALENAASVSGMLLTTECVVTEIKKEETNIPPMPGAGGGGMGGMM; this is translated from the coding sequence ATGGCAAAAGATATTAAATTTGATATTGAAGCAAGAGATAAGTTAAAAAAAGGTGTAGATGCATTGGCTAATGCGGTTAAAGTAACTTTAGGACCAAAAGGACGTAATGTTGTATTGCAAAAATCTTTTGGAGGCCCTCAAGTAACAAAAGATGGAGTGACAGTAGCTAAGGAAATAGAATTAGAAGATCCTATAGAAAATTTAGGAGCTCAAATGGTTAAAGAGGTTGCTTCTAAAACAAATGATGTTGCAGGAGACGGGACAACAACGGCTACTGTATTAGCACAAGCTATTGTTAGAGAAGGATTGAAAAATGTCGCGGCTGGAGCTAATCCTATGGATTTAAAAAGAGGAATAGATAAAGCTTTGGAAGTTGTCATTTCGGATTTAAAAAAACAATCTAGAGAAGTTGGAGGAAATACAGAAAAAATTAAACAAGTGGCTTCTATCTCCGCTAATAATGATGAAAAAACTGGCGCATTAATAGCAGACGCTTTTGAAAAAGTAGGAAAAGAAGGAGTTATTACTGTAGAAGAAGCTAAAGGAACCGATACATCCGTAGATGTGGTTGAAGGAATGCAATTTGATAGAGGATATCAGTCTCCTTATTTTGTTACAAATACCGAAAAAATGATAACAGAATTTGATCAACCACAAATTCTTTTATCCGATAAAAAAATAGCTGCTATGAAAGATTTGCTTCCTATATTGGAGCCTGTAGCACAATCTGGAAAACCTTTATTAATTATTTCAGAAGAAGTAGAAGGAGAAGCGTTGGCAACATTAGTTGTTAACAAAATACGTGGTACCTTAAAAGTAGCAGCTATAAAAGCTCCCGGTTTCGGTGATAGGAGAAAGGCTATGTTGGAAGATATTGCAATTCTTACAGGAGGAACTGTAATTTCTGAAGAAACTGGTAGTAAACTAGAAGATGTTAAACTTAACATGTTAGGAAAAGCAGAAAGGGTTATTATTGATAAGGATAATACGACTATTGTTAATGGTGGTGGAAGTAAAAAAGATATAAGAGCACGTGTTGATCAAATAAAAGCTCAAATAGAAACTACTACATCGGATTACGACAAGGAAAAATTGCAAGAACGTCTTGCTAAATTGGCAGGAGGAGTTGCGGTTCTTTATGTAGGTGCCGCATCTGAAGTAGAAATGAAAGAGAAAAAGGATCGTGTAGATGATGCTTTAAACGCTACTCGTGCAGCTGTTGAAGAAGGAATTGTAGCTGGAGGAGGAGTGGCACTAGTTCGTTCTATAAAATCATTGGATCATATTATAGGAGAAAATCCTGATCAAGACACTGGAATACAAATAGTCAGAAGATCTTTAGAAGAACCTTTACGGCAAATAGTAGCTAATGCTGGTGGAGAAGGATCTGTAGTAGTGGCTAAAGTAGCTGAAGGAAAAGGAGATTTTGGTTATGATGCAAAAATTGGAGAGTATAAAAATATGATAGTAGAAGGAATTATTGATCCTACTAAGGTAGCTAGAGTTGCATTGGAAAATGCTGCATCAGTATCCGGAATGTTGTTGACTACTGAATGTGTTGTTACAGAAATCAAAAAAGAAGAAACCAATATTCCTCCAATGCCTGGAGCTGGAGGTGGAGGAATGGGAGGAATGATGTAA
- a CDS encoding KdsC family phosphatase, with translation MNNVNTFIFDVDGVLTNCTLNLFPDGNMVRQMFAKDGYAMQLAKKKGYNICIITRGSDLMVFRRLRGLNIRHIYQGVNNKKKYLDEYCHTFNITKNSILYMGDDIPDIEIMKSVALPCSPIDAVQEVKEISKYISPKKGGKGCVRDVIEQTLKVQKNWF, from the coding sequence ATGAATAATGTTAATACTTTTATATTTGATGTTGATGGGGTGTTAACAAATTGTACTTTAAATTTATTCCCTGATGGGAATATGGTTCGTCAAATGTTTGCTAAAGATGGATATGCTATGCAATTAGCAAAAAAAAAAGGATATAACATATGCATTATAACAAGAGGATCTGATTTAATGGTTTTTAGACGTTTGAGAGGTTTGAATATTCGTCATATTTACCAAGGAGTTAACAATAAAAAGAAATATTTAGATGAATATTGTCATACTTTCAATATTACCAAAAATAGTATTCTGTACATGGGAGATGATATTCCGGATATAGAAATCATGAAATCTGTTGCATTACCTTGTTCTCCGATAGATGCTGTTCAAGAAGTTAAAGAGATATCTAAATACATTTCTCCAAAAAAAGGCGGAAAAGGTTGTGTAAGAGATGTAATTGAACAAACTTTAAAAGTTCAAAAAAACTGGTTTTAA
- a CDS encoding DUF3276 family protein: protein MDEKENIKERNEICSRTLKTGSRTYFFDARETRAGDYYLTITESKKNFSETGEVTYKKHKIYLYKEDFSKFQSILDDMIRFIINEKGREVISERHQKDFKNHAFNQEIKESQRKTSEAKNFTNIDFEDI from the coding sequence ATGGACGAAAAAGAAAATATTAAAGAAAGAAATGAAATTTGTTCACGTACTCTAAAAACTGGTAGTCGTACGTATTTTTTTGATGCAAGAGAAACTAGAGCAGGAGATTATTATTTAACTATAACTGAGAGTAAGAAAAACTTTTCTGAAACTGGTGAAGTCACTTATAAAAAACATAAAATCTATTTGTATAAAGAAGATTTTTCTAAATTTCAGAGTATACTAGATGATATGATTCGATTTATTATTAATGAGAAAGGAAGAGAAGTTATCTCAGAACGTCATCAAAAAGATTTTAAAAATCATGCTTTTAATCAAGAAATTAAAGAATCACAAAGAAAAACATCAGAAGCTAAAAATTTTACAAATATTGATTTCGAAGATATATAA
- a CDS encoding ABC transporter ATP-binding protein, producing MGGLLSFSKKYFRKYRSRLCMGFILILVSNFLTLLPIPYIGKSINTIKNIFISFSKHDTRIYSNLEMEICIYTGIILIIPIIGGFVKYHMRQCIITTSRMIEFDIKNEIFSHYQKLNLSFYRKNSTGDLMNRLTEDVSFIRQYMGPGIMYFVNLVVLFLMVLIQMFRIDRTLTFYVILPIPILFVSIYYISIYITKKSEEVQNYQSIICSFMQETFSGIQIIKSFVSEKFFQEKHRKVILEYQKKNIELAKIDTILSSVIIFLIGTSHLLILFFGGKKYFQGEIKEIGTIAEFFTYINVLIFPFIILGWVVSIVERAKVSQIRINEFLKETPEIFHDNNLIKTKIFGKVQFKNVSFIYYNRKEQPTQTISKVSFTIQKGKTLILTGETGSGKTTIGRLISRLYDPYKGEILIDNLSLKNHDLYNFRSKIGYVPQESFLFSDSIYNNIALGSVEKAKPCKVYDAAKKAMIEDDILNFKDGYKTVIGERGITLSGGQKQRICIARAIIRNPSILIFDDSFSAIDQKTRRSIIRYIKEDMKNSTIIIITHDLSYISDFDLIIVLKNGKISKIGNPNIFFEKKII from the coding sequence ATGGGGGGTTTACTATCTTTTAGTAAGAAATATTTTCGTAAATATAGATCACGTTTATGCATGGGGTTTATACTAATTTTAGTATCTAATTTTTTAACTTTATTACCTATTCCATATATAGGAAAATCTATTAATACCATTAAAAATATTTTCATAAGTTTTTCAAAACATGATACAAGGATTTATTCAAATTTAGAAATGGAGATTTGTATTTACACAGGTATAATACTAATAATTCCAATCATAGGTGGATTTGTAAAATATCACATGAGGCAATGTATTATTACTACATCTAGGATGATTGAATTTGATATAAAAAATGAAATATTTTCGCATTATCAAAAACTTAATTTATCTTTTTATAGAAAAAATTCAACAGGAGATTTAATGAATCGTCTTACGGAAGATGTCTCTTTTATCCGACAGTATATGGGCCCAGGAATTATGTATTTTGTCAATCTTGTAGTTTTATTTTTAATGGTTCTCATACAAATGTTTCGTATAGATAGAACATTAACTTTTTACGTAATATTACCTATACCTATTCTTTTTGTTTCTATTTACTATATAAGTATTTACATAACTAAAAAAAGTGAAGAGGTACAAAATTATCAATCTATTATTTGTTCTTTTATGCAAGAAACTTTTTCCGGGATTCAAATAATTAAATCATTTGTATCTGAAAAATTTTTTCAAGAAAAACATAGAAAAGTGATATTGGAATATCAAAAGAAAAATATAGAATTGGCAAAAATTGATACCATTCTATCTTCTGTTATCATTTTTCTTATTGGAACAAGTCATTTATTAATTCTTTTTTTTGGAGGTAAAAAATATTTTCAAGGAGAAATAAAAGAAATAGGAACTATTGCAGAATTTTTTACGTATATAAATGTTTTAATTTTTCCTTTTATTATTCTAGGATGGGTGGTTTCTATTGTGGAAAGAGCGAAAGTATCACAAATACGTATTAATGAATTTTTAAAAGAAACGCCTGAAATATTTCATGATAATAATTTAATAAAAACTAAAATTTTTGGAAAAGTTCAATTTAAAAATGTTAGCTTTATTTATTATAATAGAAAAGAACAACCTACTCAAACTATAAGTAAAGTATCTTTTACTATCCAAAAGGGAAAAACTTTAATATTGACTGGAGAAACAGGATCTGGAAAAACAACTATAGGAAGATTAATATCTCGTTTATATGATCCTTATAAAGGGGAAATTCTTATTGATAATTTATCTTTGAAGAATCATGATCTTTATAATTTTCGAAGTAAAATAGGTTACGTTCCTCAAGAATCCTTTCTTTTTTCGGATTCTATTTATAATAATATTGCCTTAGGTAGTGTAGAAAAAGCGAAGCCTTGTAAAGTTTATGATGCTGCGAAAAAGGCTATGATAGAAGATGACATTCTTAATTTTAAAGACGGCTACAAAACTGTTATAGGAGAAAGAGGAATTACCTTATCTGGTGGTCAGAAGCAAAGAATATGTATAGCCAGAGCTATTATAAGAAATCCAAGTATTCTTATATTTGATGATAGTTTTTCTGCTATAGATCAAAAAACTAGGAGATCAATCATTCGTTATATAAAAGAGGATATGAAAAATAGTACTATTATCATTATCACGCATGATCTTTCTTATATATCTGATTTTGATCTTATTATTGTTTTAAAAAATGGAAAAATATCTAAAATAGGAAATCCTAATATTTTTTTTGAAAAAAAAATTATTTAG
- the nusB gene encoding transcription antitermination factor NusB, with amino-acid sequence MPFKKILIRRYFRIRSLQFLYAQHLSKMDSSKVEENMLRSIDELHDLYISLLHLILKIRDKALKINQFLPKDQISPVQKIAYNSVIKILSNNKHLLEYDYKKKNSSKILWEKQDHYVLCLLKEIQESNFSEIQESNSSFEKDKNFLIKYYKNIVIPNKKLIEYIEDLYINGSNDLYIAHIMVCKTLQVIQLSTPKNFKLYNIYKNDENKKFLVNLYRNTIFHKKKFNELINHISNNWNIERIAIIDLIILQMAICEFLYFPSIPPKATMNEYIEIAKIFCMDKSKTFINGILDQVFKLLHKNNKIFKVGKGLK; translated from the coding sequence ATGCCATTTAAAAAAATATTAATTAGGCGATATTTCAGAATAAGAAGTTTGCAATTTTTATATGCTCAGCATTTATCTAAAATGGATTCAAGTAAAGTAGAAGAAAATATGCTTCGAAGCATTGATGAATTACATGATTTATATATATCTCTTCTTCATTTGATATTAAAAATTAGAGATAAAGCATTAAAAATAAATCAATTTTTACCTAAAGATCAAATTAGTCCGGTGCAAAAAATTGCATATAATTCTGTAATAAAAATATTATCTAATAACAAACATCTATTGGAATATGATTACAAAAAAAAAAATTCTTCAAAAATTTTATGGGAAAAACAAGATCATTATGTTCTTTGTTTATTAAAGGAGATTCAAGAATCAAATTTTTCGGAGATTCAAGAATCAAATTCTTCTTTTGAAAAAGATAAAAATTTTCTTATTAAATATTACAAAAATATTGTAATTCCTAATAAAAAACTGATAGAATATATAGAAGATCTGTATATAAATGGATCCAATGACTTATATATAGCACATATAATGGTATGTAAAACTTTGCAAGTTATTCAATTATCTACTCCAAAAAATTTTAAATTGTATAATATTTATAAAAACGATGAGAATAAAAAATTTCTTGTGAATTTATATAGAAATACAATTTTTCATAAAAAAAAATTTAATGAATTAATTAACCATATTTCTAATAATTGGAATATAGAACGGATAGCTATAATTGATTTAATTATATTACAAATGGCTATTTGTGAATTTTTATACTTTCCAAGTATTCCTCCAAAAGCCACTATGAATGAATACATAGAAATTGCAAAAATTTTCTGCATGGATAAAAGCAAAACTTTTATTAATGGAATTCTAGATCAAGTATTTAAATTGTTACATAAAAACAATAAAATTTTTAAAGTAGGAAAAGGATTAAAGTAA
- the yajC gene encoding preprotein translocase subunit YajC has protein sequence MFSILQQNPLTNTLWMFALIFIVFYFFMIRPQIRKQKIEKKFQENIKKGNHIVTSSGIHGKIIEVTNHFYILETIVGKIKLEKNTISKELTQLRYGDTFSPITSKIEKK, from the coding sequence ATGTTTTCCATACTACAACAAAATCCTCTAACAAATACTCTTTGGATGTTTGCTTTAATATTTATTGTATTTTATTTTTTCATGATACGTCCCCAAATACGAAAACAAAAAATAGAAAAGAAATTCCAAGAAAATATAAAAAAAGGAAATCATATAGTTACGAGTTCAGGAATACATGGAAAAATTATAGAAGTCACAAATCACTTCTATATATTAGAAACCATTGTAGGAAAAATAAAACTTGAAAAAAATACTATATCTAAAGAATTAACTCAATTACGTTATGGAGATACTTTTAGTCCAATAACCTCTAAAATAGAAAAAAAATGA
- the coaE gene encoding dephospho-CoA kinase (Dephospho-CoA kinase (CoaE) performs the final step in coenzyme A biosynthesis.), whose product MKYFLIGITGKMGSGKSLFSSFFEKRGIPVYSPDKKGKILMNNIENIRKNIIKFFGKKSYEKNRINTNFLSEKVFRDPIALKFLCSIIHPWVFLDFKNWILSQKKTLYFIKESAILFESGAYKNCNLIITLTSPVETMIERVMKRDNLKEDQILNRLNIQISNKKKIKNSNIIIENIQDISCLEKTAKKIHKEIISKIYKDGKRR is encoded by the coding sequence ATGAAATATTTTTTAATAGGAATTACTGGAAAAATGGGCTCTGGAAAAAGTTTATTTTCCTCTTTTTTTGAAAAAAGAGGAATTCCTGTTTATTCACCTGATAAAAAAGGAAAAATATTAATGAACAACATCGAGAATATAAGAAAAAATATTATAAAGTTCTTTGGAAAAAAATCTTATGAAAAAAATAGAATCAATACAAATTTTTTATCTGAAAAAGTATTTAGAGATCCTATAGCGTTAAAGTTTTTATGTTCCATTATTCACCCTTGGGTTTTTTTAGATTTCAAAAATTGGATCTTATCTCAAAAAAAAACTTTATATTTCATCAAAGAATCTGCTATTTTATTTGAAAGTGGCGCCTATAAAAACTGTAATTTAATTATAACTTTAACTTCTCCCGTAGAAACAATGATTGAAAGAGTTATGAAAAGAGATAATTTAAAAGAAGATCAAATTTTGAATCGTCTTAATATTCAAATTTCTAACAAAAAGAAAATAAAAAATTCTAATATAATCATTGAAAATATTCAAGATATTTCTTGTTTAGAAAAGACAGCAAAAAAAATACATAAAGAAATTATTTCAAAAATTTATAAAGATGGGAAAAGGAGATAA
- a CDS encoding 30S ribosomal protein THX encodes MGKGDKKTRRGKIRNKTYGNLRPNPRNARNKKKSN; translated from the coding sequence ATGGGAAAAGGAGATAAAAAAACTAGAAGAGGAAAAATAAGAAATAAAACATATGGAAATCTTCGTCCAAATCCGAGAAATGCAAGGAATAAAAAAAAGAGTAACTAA
- a CDS encoding zinc metallopeptidase, whose translation MTYYWIVGVTFFVSVIFSKILKNKFRIYSELYLNNHMSGKEIAEKMLTDNGIYDVSVISVEGELTDHYNPMNGTVNLSERVYHEKTAAAAAVAAHECGHVLQHKLGYNMLKLRNQLVPILNLSSKFTNLVLMSGLAIFYGSGGKNAFLLQLGIGLFSLAVIFSFITLPIEFDASRRALNWLKTKNIVSYQEYDTAKDSLKWASMTYVISALGSLAQLIYFMSIFSDKKDD comes from the coding sequence ATGACTTATTATTGGATTGTAGGGGTAACATTTTTTGTTAGTGTTATTTTTAGTAAAATATTAAAAAATAAATTTAGAATTTATTCTGAATTGTATTTGAACAATCACATGAGTGGAAAAGAAATAGCAGAGAAAATGTTAACTGATAATGGAATTTATGATGTAAGTGTTATATCTGTTGAGGGGGAATTAACAGATCATTATAATCCTATGAATGGAACAGTTAATTTAAGTGAAAGGGTTTATCATGAAAAAACTGCAGCTGCAGCTGCAGTAGCAGCTCATGAATGTGGTCACGTTTTGCAACATAAGTTAGGTTATAATATGTTAAAATTACGAAATCAGTTGGTTCCCATCTTAAATTTGAGTTCAAAATTTACGAATTTAGTGCTCATGTCTGGACTTGCGATTTTCTATGGTTCAGGAGGAAAGAATGCTTTTCTTCTTCAATTAGGAATTGGCTTGTTTTCCTTAGCTGTGATTTTTTCCTTTATTACTCTTCCAATAGAGTTTGATGCAAGTAGAAGGGCTTTAAATTGGTTAAAAACTAAAAATATAGTTTCCTATCAAGAGTATGATACTGCAAAAGATTCTCTGAAATGGGCATCTATGACTTATGTAATTTCAGCATTGGGAAGTTTAGCTCAATTGATATATTTTATGTCTATTTTTAGTGATAAAAAAGATGACTAG